In Wenyingzhuangia fucanilytica, the following are encoded in one genomic region:
- a CDS encoding sugar porter family MFS transporter encodes MRKILMWSITAALAGFLFGFDTVVISGADKKLQLLWNTSDAFHGSVVMAMALWGTVIGALLGGIPTNKIGRKHTLLIIGIFYAVSAIGSGMANDPITFAVFRFIGGLGVGVSTIAAPTYISEIAPAKDRGRLVSLYQFNIVFGILVAFLSNYLLNDISENDWRWMVGVEAIPAVVYILFVFTIPQSPRWLISKGRINEAKTILNTIDPNQDVEKIIQGINNSNDNLKHENIFMKKYRFPLILAFLMAFFNQLSGINAFLYYAPRIFEEAGLGERTALLSSIGVGITNMIFTLLGVFLIDKLGRKTLMYFGSIGYIISLGLVSAAFYLGWTGMAVPIFLFLFIASHAIGQGAVIWVFISEIFPNHLRASGQAFGSSTHWVLAAIIPSLIPFLFSSIGAGTVFLIFTIAMVFQLIFVKFMMPETKGITLEKLSQKLENKYQ; translated from the coding sequence ATGAGAAAAATTTTAATGTGGTCTATTACAGCAGCTTTAGCAGGTTTCCTTTTTGGATTTGATACCGTTGTTATTTCTGGTGCTGATAAAAAACTACAGTTGCTCTGGAATACTTCAGATGCATTTCATGGATCAGTTGTCATGGCTATGGCATTATGGGGTACAGTTATCGGTGCTCTTTTAGGAGGAATTCCAACCAATAAAATAGGAAGAAAACATACCTTATTAATTATAGGTATATTTTATGCAGTTTCGGCCATTGGGTCTGGAATGGCAAATGATCCAATTACTTTTGCAGTTTTTAGATTTATTGGTGGACTTGGTGTAGGGGTCTCTACTATTGCTGCTCCAACTTATATTTCAGAAATTGCTCCAGCCAAAGATAGAGGTAGATTGGTATCTCTTTACCAATTTAATATTGTGTTTGGAATTTTAGTGGCTTTTTTATCTAACTATTTATTAAATGATATAAGTGAAAACGACTGGAGATGGATGGTGGGTGTAGAAGCTATTCCTGCAGTGGTTTATATACTTTTCGTTTTTACCATTCCGCAAAGTCCACGTTGGTTAATTTCTAAAGGAAGAATAAATGAAGCTAAAACGATTTTAAACACCATCGATCCTAATCAGGATGTAGAAAAAATAATTCAAGGAATTAACAATAGTAACGATAATTTAAAGCATGAAAATATTTTCATGAAAAAATATAGGTTTCCGTTAATCTTGGCCTTTTTGATGGCTTTTTTCAATCAATTATCTGGAATTAATGCTTTTTTATACTATGCTCCTAGAATTTTTGAAGAGGCTGGCTTAGGGGAACGTACTGCTTTGTTAAGTAGTATTGGTGTAGGTATTACCAATATGATTTTTACTTTATTAGGTGTGTTCTTAATAGATAAATTAGGAAGAAAAACACTTATGTATTTTGGGTCTATAGGCTATATTATTTCATTAGGATTAGTCTCTGCTGCATTTTATTTAGGATGGACTGGAATGGCAGTTCCCATTTTTTTATTCCTATTTATAGCTTCTCATGCCATTGGTCAAGGAGCTGTTATTTGGGTTTTTATATCAGAAATATTTCCAAATCATTTAAGAGCTTCAGGACAAGCATTTGGAAGCTCAACTCATTGGGTACTTGCTGCTATAATCCCTTCTTTAATTCCCTTTTTATTCTCCTCTATTGGAGCAGGAACAGTGTTTCTCATCTTTACTATAGCTATGGTGTTTCAATTGATCTTTGTAAAATTTATGATGCCTGAAACCAAAGGAATTACACTAGAAAAATTAAGTCAAAAACTAGAAAATAAATATCAATGA
- a CDS encoding sensor histidine kinase translates to MKTQTKILIFSTSIFLSYILIFSGFIYYSISDYTYTDFYKRLEIRAITMAKIELESHKSVEMVKEIRQDFLEKLPNESIVVLELNKDTIIKTGLNVPKSFIEEIKLNERAFYHNESIFHSGIKYITKGKEYLVIVSAKNEYSIKLVKYLRNLLIVALGFSVLILGFLVYVFSRRIMRPIKKMVSEIKIISTENLNFRLVEPKNNDELKVLAAAFNDMLNRLETSFETQKNFISNASHELNTPLTSIIGEAEVVLSKERTVNDYINSLNTILESAGKLNKKTKALLFLAQTGYNGKIQQVNGLRMDELVIDVKTTVEKIYPEAQIHLNFDLLPDNPDTLKVKGNEQLLHLAISNVVMNACKYSDFKKVDLAVLVINQQVIVRVRDEGIGIPKEEIQYIYDPFFRASNTSEYGGYGIGLPLTRNVMKIHNGIIVVNSDQNKGTTIELRLPVENI, encoded by the coding sequence ATGAAGACACAAACTAAAATACTGATATTTTCTACTTCAATTTTTCTGTCATATATCCTTATTTTTAGTGGGTTTATCTACTACTCAATTAGCGATTATACTTATACTGATTTCTATAAAAGATTAGAGATTAGAGCTATTACAATGGCTAAAATTGAATTAGAAAGTCATAAAAGTGTAGAGATGGTTAAAGAAATTAGGCAAGATTTTTTAGAAAAATTGCCTAATGAAAGTATTGTTGTTTTAGAGTTGAATAAAGATACTATTATAAAAACAGGACTTAATGTACCAAAATCTTTTATTGAAGAAATAAAGTTAAACGAAAGGGCTTTTTATCATAACGAGAGTATTTTTCATTCAGGAATAAAATACATAACCAAAGGGAAAGAGTATTTGGTAATTGTTTCGGCAAAAAATGAGTACAGCATTAAATTGGTTAAGTACTTAAGAAATTTATTGATTGTCGCTTTGGGTTTTTCAGTTCTAATTTTAGGCTTTTTAGTCTATGTATTTTCTAGAAGAATAATGAGGCCAATTAAAAAAATGGTGTCAGAAATTAAAATTATTAGCACGGAAAACTTAAATTTTAGATTGGTTGAACCTAAAAATAATGATGAGTTAAAAGTATTAGCTGCAGCGTTTAACGATATGCTAAATAGGTTAGAAACATCATTTGAAACGCAGAAAAACTTTATTAGCAATGCATCGCATGAATTAAACACGCCTTTAACCTCTATTATTGGAGAAGCAGAAGTGGTGTTGTCAAAAGAAAGAACAGTAAATGATTATATAAATTCTTTAAATACTATTCTAGAATCTGCAGGTAAGCTAAATAAAAAAACCAAAGCCTTGTTGTTTTTAGCTCAAACAGGGTATAATGGTAAAATTCAGCAAGTAAATGGTTTAAGAATGGATGAATTGGTGATTGATGTAAAAACTACGGTAGAAAAAATATATCCAGAAGCACAAATCCATTTAAATTTTGATTTATTACCAGACAATCCAGATACTTTAAAGGTAAAAGGAAATGAACAACTTTTGCATTTGGCAATATCTAATGTGGTGATGAATGCTTGTAAATATTCTGATTTTAAAAAAGTTGATTTGGCAGTTTTAGTTATCAATCAGCAAGTAATTGTTAGGGTTAGAGACGAAGGGATTGGTATACCAAAAGAAGAAATACAATATATTTATGATCCGTTTTTTAGAGCTTCTAATACATCAGAATATGGTGGTTACGGTATAGGGTTACCTTTAACTAGAAATGTAATGAAAATCCATAATGGAATTATTGTGGTAAACTCAGATCAAAATAAAGGAACTACTATAGAATTAAGGCTTCCGGTAGAAAATATATAA
- a CDS encoding response regulator transcription factor: MENKKHKILLVEDDVKVCSFINQGLTEQNFEVTIALNGAQGYELASTINFDLLILDIMLPEMNGLDICKAVRVKNNQVPILFLTALGSTENIALGLNSGADDYLTKPFKFIELTARINSLLRRSVNFKPQDVDENVFSFADVELNDTTKTVTRNNEKLNLTSTEYKLLLAFLKWPKRVLSRVELLENVWGVNYDIGTNVVDVYVNYLRKKLDKNNGEKLIHTVIGMGYVLKHNDEDTN, from the coding sequence ATGGAAAACAAAAAACATAAAATTTTATTGGTAGAAGATGATGTAAAAGTTTGTTCGTTTATCAACCAAGGATTAACAGAGCAGAATTTTGAAGTGACCATTGCATTAAATGGAGCTCAAGGTTATGAGTTGGCTAGTACCATTAATTTTGATTTACTCATTTTAGATATCATGTTGCCAGAAATGAATGGATTAGATATTTGTAAAGCAGTAAGAGTAAAAAACAATCAAGTACCAATTTTATTTTTAACAGCATTAGGAAGTACAGAAAACATAGCTTTAGGATTAAATAGTGGTGCAGATGATTATTTAACCAAACCTTTTAAGTTTATAGAGCTAACCGCACGTATTAATAGTTTGTTAAGACGTTCTGTAAATTTTAAACCACAAGATGTAGATGAAAATGTTTTTTCTTTTGCTGATGTAGAATTAAATGATACCACCAAAACGGTTACTAGGAATAATGAAAAGTTAAATTTAACATCAACCGAATATAAATTGTTGTTGGCTTTTTTAAAGTGGCCCAAAAGAGTTCTTTCTAGGGTAGAATTATTGGAGAACGTTTGGGGTGTTAATTATGATATTGGAACCAATGTAGTAGATGTTTATGTAAATTATTTGCGTAAAAAACTAGATAAAAACAATGGAGAAAAACTAATACATACGGTTATTGGAATGGGCTATGTTTTAAAACACAACGATGAAGACACAAACTAA
- a CDS encoding T9SS type A sorting domain-containing protein produces MKKITLLAILSAISFTTYAQKIYDFAAGANPGAWVQAGSGISVTTSADGLVFEYGAGTPRIDITRGADPFVVSDGTHMLVTLINNSTEIGSFSGFFDKNNGVDTGTQFLGFQTGVTPAAVKGAGVEKTYIFQLSSGNYNNDSGALTFNDTDNISNMEYCGIRFRNASGAALTGTSADDGNLILKKVQIVNAGTILKESYDFSIDNSASFTGVDGTVSGGTSTIDFVAEGDSTTPKFGQSFYGVDASSNTYVHLVVDSNESNADQIKFQFVDASSTTKTYGNKTLNIGASTVVDINLSGKTEWTGNISDWNFVLSNVAETNVTSGVVKISKIVFDSNPTLSSKNIDNTLFSFSPNPAKNFINITGVNKINSVAIYDMTGRLSLETSNLGNNSVDISGLNNGLYLVKIKDVNNNISVKKLIVSK; encoded by the coding sequence ATGAAAAAAATTACTTTATTGGCAATTCTGTCAGCAATTTCATTTACAACATATGCGCAAAAGATTTATGATTTTGCTGCGGGTGCAAATCCAGGAGCGTGGGTTCAAGCAGGTAGTGGTATATCTGTAACTACTAGTGCAGATGGTTTAGTGTTTGAATATGGTGCAGGTACTCCTAGAATTGATATTACTCGAGGAGCGGATCCTTTTGTTGTATCTGATGGTACACATATGTTGGTTACTTTAATTAATAATAGTACGGAGATAGGAAGTTTCTCTGGTTTTTTTGATAAAAATAATGGTGTCGATACTGGAACACAATTTTTAGGTTTTCAAACAGGAGTGACTCCTGCGGCTGTGAAAGGGGCTGGTGTAGAAAAAACATATATTTTTCAACTAAGCTCAGGGAATTATAATAATGATTCAGGTGCTTTGACATTTAATGATACTGATAATATATCAAACATGGAGTATTGTGGAATTCGTTTTAGAAATGCTTCTGGTGCTGCTTTAACAGGAACTAGTGCGGATGATGGTAATTTAATTCTTAAAAAAGTGCAAATTGTTAATGCGGGTACAATTTTAAAAGAGAGTTATGATTTTTCAATTGATAATTCAGCTAGTTTTACTGGAGTAGATGGAACGGTTTCAGGAGGTACTTCTACTATAGATTTTGTTGCGGAAGGAGATAGTACTACACCAAAGTTTGGACAAAGTTTTTATGGAGTAGATGCATCATCAAATACATATGTTCATCTTGTAGTTGATTCTAATGAATCAAATGCAGACCAAATTAAGTTTCAATTTGTGGATGCATCAAGTACTACAAAAACATATGGAAATAAAACATTAAATATTGGTGCTTCTACTGTTGTAGATATTAATTTATCTGGTAAAACTGAGTGGACAGGTAATATTAGTGATTGGAATTTTGTTCTTTCAAATGTTGCTGAAACTAATGTAACTTCTGGTGTAGTTAAAATATCTAAAATAGTTTTTGATTCTAACCCAACATTAAGTTCTAAAAATATTGATAATACTTTATTTTCGTTTTCTCCAAACCCAGCTAAAAATTTTATTAATATTACAGGTGTTAACAAAATAAACAGTGTTGCAATTTATGATATGACAGGTAGACTGTCTCTAGAAACAAGTAACCTAGGGAACAACAGTGTTGATATTTCTGGATTAAACAACGGTCTTTATTTGGTTAAAATTAAAGATGTAAATAATAATATTTCGGTTAAAAAATTAATTGTTTCTAAATAA
- a CDS encoding substrate-binding domain-containing protein encodes MTSKIFKIIIVTSSILFLACNQTINDEDSSIKIGFSQGLGGHPWRTAMNYSMEIQASLHSEVELTILKADDVVENQIKNIQTFIDKKVDVIIVSPIDSDALVPVVEKAYSYGIPIILLDRKINSNKYTTYIGADNIEVGRQAAQYIASSTNKEINVLEIKGDDNSSPTRERSKGFHEVLDKLSNVHIIKSFKGLPVDEFKHTLDSLKDNKIDYLFAFNDDLAGKAWEIARKSGVENQLKFIGVDGLNSSVGGIQMILDGKFSATILYPTGAVEAIETAIKIHRKETVAKRQVLGTTIIDRFNVDIMRNQFDKIDEQQAIIENQVSAIKKQKQLYYSQNNLLKLSVFVLIVILSLTIYSIYLIFTVRKRNRQLTLNNEKITIQRNQIEKIANEVKESNDAKFNFFTGLSHEFKTPITLILSSIESLRENSKNKGSKPSYEIELINKNSNRLLRLINNLLDFRKIEDKMFNMRASKTNVYDFSNGLYRDFESEAKKRNIKFELTTNNQDLELFFDRNLMDKVYFNLLSNAFKFTPDNGEIDIIIHDNKKGNNVTITFKDNGIGIPEDEMSNVFEAFFKGSNNRKNSSGIGLHLSKQFIELHLGKIEVSSFQGTEFTITLFKGNTHFNEDQIITEPEVIDANLLNMTSEIIPDEDDYADEIVSTGDKASILIIEDNKDLSFFLKNKLQNEFQIMLSDGTDATELAFEHIPDIIICDVNLPLKNGFEICEILKNDLRTSHIPTIILTALGNQESYMQGLKSGADLYLTKPFNYSILTQSIKSLLYNREKLRYYYTNNINKLTSNKSFGNIEQEFVSKLNGFINQNIDNSDFSVENLAESLHISRVQLYRKVKAIFGINVSDYISNLKLDIAKEMLDKSTLTISEIAYKNGFSSPNYFSTVFKNKYGMSPNSYRKSNSSKDNE; translated from the coding sequence ATGACTTCTAAAATATTTAAAATAATTATTGTAACAAGTTCAATCCTTTTTTTGGCATGTAATCAAACAATAAATGATGAAGATTCAAGTATTAAAATTGGCTTTTCACAAGGATTAGGTGGACATCCATGGAGAACTGCTATGAATTATTCTATGGAAATTCAAGCTTCTTTACATTCAGAAGTTGAGCTAACTATTTTAAAAGCTGACGATGTTGTAGAAAACCAAATTAAAAATATTCAAACATTTATTGATAAAAAGGTTGATGTTATTATTGTTTCTCCAATAGATTCAGATGCCTTGGTTCCTGTTGTTGAAAAAGCTTATAGTTATGGAATTCCTATTATTTTACTAGATAGAAAAATTAACTCTAACAAATACACTACCTATATAGGTGCTGACAATATTGAAGTTGGGAGACAAGCTGCACAATATATTGCTTCATCAACAAATAAAGAAATAAATGTACTAGAAATAAAAGGGGATGATAATTCATCTCCTACACGTGAAAGAAGCAAAGGATTCCATGAAGTTTTAGACAAACTTTCTAATGTTCATATTATTAAAAGTTTTAAAGGACTTCCTGTTGATGAATTTAAACATACACTTGACTCATTAAAAGACAATAAGATTGATTATTTATTTGCTTTTAATGATGACTTAGCAGGAAAAGCATGGGAAATTGCAAGAAAATCTGGAGTAGAAAATCAACTTAAATTTATTGGTGTAGATGGACTAAATAGTTCTGTTGGTGGAATTCAAATGATACTTGACGGAAAGTTTAGTGCAACTATTTTATATCCTACCGGAGCAGTAGAGGCTATTGAAACAGCTATTAAAATACATCGTAAAGAAACTGTAGCTAAAAGACAAGTACTTGGTACTACTATTATTGATCGTTTTAATGTTGATATTATGCGAAATCAATTTGATAAAATTGATGAACAGCAAGCTATTATTGAAAATCAAGTAAGTGCCATTAAAAAACAGAAACAATTGTACTATTCTCAAAACAACCTATTAAAACTATCTGTGTTTGTTTTAATCGTTATTTTAAGTTTAACCATCTATAGTATTTATTTAATTTTTACAGTAAGAAAAAGGAATAGACAATTAACTTTAAACAACGAAAAAATAACTATTCAAAGAAATCAAATTGAAAAAATAGCCAATGAAGTTAAAGAAAGTAACGATGCTAAATTTAATTTTTTCACAGGATTATCTCATGAATTTAAAACACCTATTACGTTGATATTGAGCTCCATAGAGTCTTTAAGGGAAAATTCAAAAAACAAAGGTAGTAAACCTAGTTATGAAATTGAATTAATTAATAAAAATTCAAACAGACTTTTAAGACTCATAAACAACCTATTAGATTTTAGAAAAATTGAAGACAAAATGTTTAACATGAGAGCTTCTAAAACCAACGTTTATGATTTTTCTAACGGACTTTATAGAGATTTTGAAAGCGAAGCAAAAAAGCGAAATATTAAGTTTGAATTAACAACAAACAACCAAGATTTAGAATTGTTTTTCGACAGGAATTTAATGGATAAAGTCTACTTTAATTTACTCTCAAATGCATTTAAATTCACTCCAGACAATGGTGAAATAGATATTATTATTCATGATAATAAAAAAGGGAATAATGTAACCATCACTTTTAAAGACAATGGTATTGGAATTCCAGAAGATGAAATGAGTAATGTTTTTGAAGCCTTTTTTAAAGGATCAAATAACCGTAAAAATAGCTCTGGAATTGGATTACATTTAAGTAAACAATTTATAGAATTACATTTAGGAAAAATAGAAGTAAGTTCTTTTCAAGGAACAGAGTTTACGATCACTTTATTTAAAGGAAACACTCATTTTAACGAAGATCAAATAATTACAGAACCTGAAGTTATAGACGCAAATCTTTTAAACATGACTTCTGAAATAATACCAGATGAGGACGACTATGCTGATGAAATAGTATCTACAGGAGATAAAGCCTCTATTTTGATTATAGAAGACAATAAAGACTTGTCTTTCTTCCTAAAAAACAAACTTCAAAATGAGTTTCAAATTATGTTGTCAGATGGAACTGATGCTACAGAGTTGGCATTTGAGCACATTCCAGATATTATTATATGTGATGTAAACTTACCCCTTAAAAATGGTTTTGAAATTTGTGAAATATTGAAGAATGATTTGAGAACCTCTCATATACCTACAATTATTTTAACTGCTTTGGGGAATCAAGAATCTTATATGCAAGGGTTAAAATCTGGAGCAGATTTATATCTTACCAAGCCATTTAACTACTCTATTTTAACACAATCTATAAAATCACTGCTTTACAATAGAGAAAAATTAAGATATTATTATACAAATAACATTAACAAGCTTACTTCAAACAAATCTTTTGGGAATATAGAGCAAGAATTTGTAAGTAAATTAAATGGTTTTATTAACCAAAACATAGATAATTCTGATTTCTCAGTTGAAAACCTAGCAGAATCACTACACATTTCTCGTGTGCAATTATACAGAAAAGTAAAAGCTATTTTTGGCATTAACGTAAGTGATTACATTAGCAACCTTAAGTTAGATATTGCAAAAGAAATGTTGGATAAATCTACTTTAACCATTTCTGAAATCGCCTATAAAAACGGATTCTCATCTCCTAATTACTTTTCAACAGTTTTCAAAAATAAATATGGAATGTCTCCTAATTCATATAGAAAATCTAATTCTAGTAAAGATAATGAATAA
- a CDS encoding LysE family translocator: MDFFHIKNAVFIGFFLAFMIGPVFFKLLQTSILKGARYAIAFDLGVILGDITFILLAYFGSRPVLKEIKNDPRLFLLGGVILIIYGLIILLGKPKKEKDDTEVDLKLSTSNDYLKLFINGFFLNFINVGVLAFWLGLIVVIGPALDMNPLYIFWYFTLIIGSYFVTDMVKILLAKQLKHKLTPKVVLQIKKTMGFILIVFGIFMMLKGFIPKDDFNFDNYIETPNN; this comes from the coding sequence ATGGATTTTTTTCACATTAAAAACGCAGTGTTTATAGGGTTCTTTCTTGCTTTTATGATAGGCCCTGTATTTTTTAAACTACTACAAACAAGCATATTAAAAGGAGCTAGGTATGCTATTGCTTTTGATTTAGGGGTTATTTTAGGCGATATTACTTTTATTTTATTAGCCTATTTTGGAAGCAGACCTGTGCTAAAAGAAATTAAAAACGATCCTAGATTATTCTTGTTAGGAGGAGTTATCTTAATTATTTACGGATTAATTATTCTATTAGGAAAACCTAAAAAAGAAAAAGATGACACAGAAGTTGACCTTAAACTCTCCACTTCTAATGATTATTTAAAACTATTTATAAATGGTTTCTTTTTAAACTTTATTAATGTTGGCGTCTTGGCTTTTTGGCTAGGTTTAATTGTAGTTATTGGCCCTGCTTTAGACATGAATCCTCTATACATATTTTGGTATTTTACCCTAATTATTGGTAGCTATTTTGTTACTGATATGGTTAAAATTCTTTTAGCCAAACAATTAAAACACAAGTTAACCCCAAAAGTGGTACTTCAAATCAAAAAAACAATGGGCTTTATTTTAATTGTTTTTGGAATTTTTATGATGTTAAAAGGATTTATTCCTAAAGACGATTTTAACTTTGATAATTATATTGAAACTCCTAATAACTAG
- a CDS encoding ABC-F family ATP-binding cassette domain-containing protein, translating into MLTVSNLSVQFGKRVLFDEVNTKFVQGNCYGVIGANGAGKSTFLKIISGKMEATSGHVTLDPGKRMSVLTQDHYAFDEYTVLETVLMGNKELHKIKTEIDALYADYTDENAEKIGELQVRFEEMDGWNADAAAATMLSNLGIKDDLHYTLLADLDGKTKVRVLLAQCLFGNPDVLIMDEPTNDLDFETIAWLENFLANYENTVIVVSHDRHFLDAVCTHISDIDFGKINHYSGNYTFWYESSQLAAKQRQQANKKAEDKKKELEEFIRRFSANMAKSKQATSRKKMIEKLNVDEIQPSSRRYPAIIFDRDREAGDQILNIENLSKSFEGETLFKDVDINLAKGDKVLVVSKNSKAVTSFYQIIMGNESADTGEYKWGITTNQSYLPSDNSSFFVDEKLNLVDWLRQYAKTEEEREEVHLRGFLGKMIFSGEEALKKCNVLSGGEKVRCMLSRMMMTRANVLVLDEPTNHLDLESIQALNNSLKNFKGTVLFSTHDHEFAQTVANRIIEITPKGVIDKYATFDEYLDDPKIKELRAKMYE; encoded by the coding sequence ATGTTAACAGTTTCAAATCTATCGGTACAGTTCGGAAAAAGAGTGTTGTTCGATGAAGTGAATACAAAATTCGTACAAGGGAATTGCTATGGTGTAATTGGTGCCAATGGAGCAGGAAAATCTACTTTTTTAAAGATTATATCTGGAAAAATGGAAGCTACTTCTGGTCACGTTACTTTAGATCCAGGAAAGCGTATGTCTGTATTAACTCAAGATCACTATGCTTTTGATGAGTATACCGTTTTAGAAACGGTGTTGATGGGTAACAAAGAGTTGCATAAAATCAAAACAGAAATTGATGCTTTATACGCTGATTATACTGATGAAAATGCAGAAAAAATTGGAGAGTTACAAGTTCGTTTTGAAGAAATGGATGGATGGAACGCCGATGCTGCTGCTGCAACCATGTTATCAAACTTAGGAATTAAAGATGATTTGCATTACACTTTGTTAGCCGATTTAGATGGTAAAACAAAAGTACGTGTGTTGTTAGCACAGTGTTTGTTTGGAAATCCTGATGTATTGATTATGGATGAGCCTACCAACGACTTGGATTTTGAAACCATTGCTTGGTTAGAAAACTTTTTAGCTAACTATGAGAATACAGTAATTGTAGTATCGCATGACCGTCACTTTTTAGATGCTGTTTGTACTCATATTTCTGATATAGATTTTGGAAAAATTAATCATTATTCTGGAAACTATACTTTCTGGTACGAGTCTTCTCAATTAGCAGCTAAACAACGTCAACAAGCCAATAAAAAGGCAGAAGATAAAAAGAAAGAATTAGAAGAATTTATTCGTCGTTTTTCTGCGAATATGGCAAAGTCTAAACAGGCTACTTCTCGTAAAAAAATGATTGAAAAGTTAAATGTTGATGAAATTCAACCTTCTAGCCGTAGATATCCTGCTATTATTTTTGATAGAGATAGAGAAGCTGGAGATCAAATTTTAAACATAGAAAACTTATCAAAATCTTTTGAAGGAGAAACTTTGTTTAAAGATGTAGATATCAACTTGGCTAAAGGAGATAAAGTTTTGGTAGTTTCTAAAAACTCTAAGGCAGTTACTTCTTTTTACCAAATTATTATGGGTAATGAGTCTGCTGATACAGGGGAATATAAGTGGGGAATTACTACTAATCAATCTTATTTACCATCAGACAATTCATCTTTCTTTGTAGATGAAAAGTTAAACTTGGTAGATTGGTTACGTCAATATGCAAAAACAGAAGAAGAGAGAGAAGAAGTACATTTAAGAGGTTTCTTAGGGAAAATGATTTTTAGTGGAGAAGAAGCGCTAAAAAAATGTAATGTATTATCTGGAGGAGAAAAAGTACGTTGTATGTTGTCTAGAATGATGATGACTAGAGCAAACGTTTTGGTATTAGATGAACCTACAAACCACTTAGACTTAGAATCTATCCAGGCTTTAAACAACTCTTTAAAGAATTTTAAAGGAACAGTTTTATTTTCTACTCATGACCACGAATTTGCTCAAACAGTAGCGAATAGAATTATTGAAATTACACCTAAAGGAGTGATTGATAAATACGCTACTTTTGATGAGTATTTAGACGATCCAAAAATTAAAGAATTAAGAGCTAAAATGTACGAATAG
- a CDS encoding YoaK family protein, giving the protein MLRKFNNSRTVKDNMQLGALTAFSAGMVNVVSVIIFFAFTSNVTGHYAVLAEEVAKGNWNQAFVVLTWIFLFFIGGFVSNFIIINFNDKNTYMAHATPLILEMICLFSVGTYGAFYYTETLWETEIMVGFMLFAMGLQNGLTASISSFSIKTTHLTGLTTDLGVLASLYTKKKYRKNKALIAKRKVLLSIVSAYLLGGIFAGMVYLKIQFFVFYVACLVIGVIIGYEYYKLKINKLIRYKRQRFSKLKKIAA; this is encoded by the coding sequence ATGCTCAGAAAATTTAATAATAGTAGAACTGTTAAAGATAATATGCAATTGGGGGCTTTAACTGCTTTTTCGGCAGGTATGGTTAACGTGGTGTCTGTTATTATTTTCTTTGCATTTACGTCAAATGTTACAGGGCATTATGCTGTTTTGGCCGAAGAAGTAGCAAAAGGAAATTGGAATCAAGCATTTGTAGTGCTAACATGGATTTTCTTGTTCTTTATCGGTGGGTTTGTGTCAAATTTTATCATTATTAATTTTAATGATAAAAATACTTATATGGCTCATGCTACTCCTTTGATATTAGAAATGATTTGTTTGTTTTCGGTAGGGACATATGGTGCTTTTTATTATACAGAAACCTTATGGGAAACAGAAATAATGGTAGGATTTATGTTGTTTGCTATGGGGCTACAAAATGGGTTAACGGCTAGTATTTCTAGTTTTTCTATTAAAACGACTCATTTAACAGGTTTAACCACAGATTTAGGAGTTTTGGCATCGTTATATACTAAAAAGAAATATAGAAAAAATAAAGCATTAATCGCAAAAAGGAAAGTGTTGTTGTCTATTGTAAGTGCCTATTTATTAGGTGGGATTTTTGCAGGGATGGTGTACTTAAAAATTCAGTTTTTTGTGTTTTATGTGGCTTGTTTAGTAATTGGAGTTATTATTGGCTATGAGTATTATAAACTCAAAATTAATAAGTTAATACGTTATAAAAGGCAAAGATTTTCAAAGTTAAAGAAAATCGCCGCTTAA